The Ranitomeya imitator isolate aRanImi1 chromosome 8, aRanImi1.pri, whole genome shotgun sequence genome window below encodes:
- the C8H1orf52 gene encoding UPF0690 protein C1orf52 homolog: MAAPEEEKDPLSYFAAYGSSSSDSSEDEAEEEKAKTAVKRPLCSKKLPGPDELFQTVTRPSFLSAPSTAAINWEKRLVRPPEEPPREFKVWKNNAVPPPESYKVEEKKGPPPELDMAIKWSSMYQDNGDDAPQQVSKAKFLPDEEAEAAPASGDEQDEPSSAKKRKA, translated from the exons ATGGCGGCTCCGGAGGAGGAGAAGGATCCCCTCAGTTATTTCGCCGCTTATGGCAGCTCCAGCTCGGACAGCAGCGAGGACGAAGCCGAGGAGGAGAAGGCGAAGACggcggtgaagaggccgctctgctccaAGAAGCTGCCGGGCCCGGATGAGCTGTTCCAGACCGTCACCCGCCCGTCCTTCCTCAGCGCCCCCAGCACCGCCGCCATCAACTGGGAGAAGCGCCTGGTGCGACCCCCGGAGGAG CCTCCTCGAGAATTTAAAGTGTGGAAGAACAATGCGGTGCCGCCCCCCGAATCCTACAAGGTGGAGGAGAAGAAGGGTCCCCCGCCAGAGCTCGACATGGCGATAAAATGGTCCAGCATGTACCAGGACAACGGCGATGACGCCCCGCAGCAAGTGAGCAAGGCCAAGTTCCTGCCGGATGAAGAAGCCGAGGCCGCGCCAGCGTCAG GGGATGAGCAGGATGAGCCGTCTTCTGCTAAGAAACGCAAAGCGTGA